Proteins from one Ranitomeya variabilis isolate aRanVar5 chromosome 1, aRanVar5.hap1, whole genome shotgun sequence genomic window:
- the NKX2-8 gene encoding homeobox protein Nkx-2.8 yields MSSSSRLSFTVRRILDLPEYDGNVIPADSSLRSSPYPDWMENERNHYISSDESGSETTLADTMQRSENTSHSHESEKKKKRRVLFSKAQTLELERRFRQQRYLSAPERDQLAHILQLTPTQVKIWFQNHRYKMKRAKPEVSSSPPPLLKHVVVPVLVRDGKPCHTCSPVSTTDKLPLFPTLPPAGAFSFVHSYHHNQHLPHPSSLSWRW; encoded by the exons ATGTCCTCTTCCAGTAGATTAAGCTTCACAGTCCGGAGAATTTTGGATTTACCGGAATATGATGGCAACGTTATCCCAGCAGACTCATCCTTAAGGAGCTCTCCTTACCCAGACTGGATGGAGAATGAGAGGAACCATTATATAT CTTCCGATGAGAGTGGCTCAGAGACAACTTTGGCAGACACCATGCAGAGATCTGAAAACACATCGCACAGCCATGAATCcgagaagaagaagaaaagaagagtccTCTTCTCCAAAGCTCAAACCCTAGAGCTAGAGAGGAGATTTCGCCAGCAAAGATATCTCTCAGCCCCTGAAAGGGACCAACTAGCACATATTCTGCAACTCACACCAACCCAGGTGAAGATATGGTTCCAGAACCACAGATATAAGATGAAGAGAGCTAAGCCTGAGGTGAGCAGTTCTCCTCCACCTCTACTAAAGCATGTTGTGGTCCCAGTTCTGGTTAGAGATGGGAAGCCTTGCCATACTTGCTCTCCAGTCAGCACTACAGACAAGTTGCCCCTTTTTCCCACACTGCCACCTGCAGGAGCTTTTAGTTTTGTCCACAGCTACCACCATAACCAACATCTACCTCACCCGTCCAGTCTTTCCTGGAGATGGTGA